Proteins found in one Limnobaculum xujianqingii genomic segment:
- the pepQ gene encoding Xaa-Pro dipeptidase: MEKLASLYQAHLSVLQQRTQAVLERNQLDALLIHSGELIRLFLDDRDYPFKVNPHFKAWVPVTEVQNCWILVDGVNKPKLWFYSPVDYWYSVEPLPNSFWTPYIDIQPLKKADDINSYLPTQRDKVGYIGPNSSRAKWLGISEKNINPKPVIDYLHYYRSYKTDYELFCMREAQKVAINGHKAARDAFYSDMSEFDINLAYLTATGHRDTNVPYDNIIALNDHAAVLHYTKMEQSTPAESFSFLIDAGAEYNGYAADLTRTYARHKDSDFDLLIKDLNAEQQALIATLKVGVNFVDYHLQMHQRIARLLKKYDLIVNMSEEDIVETGISFTFFPHGLGHPLGLQVHDVAGFMQDDTGTHRPAPERHPPLRCTRDLEPGMVMTIEPGLYFIDTLLAPWRDSQFNPNFNWLRIDKFRPYGGIRIEDNVVIRKDRVENMTRDLKLS, encoded by the coding sequence ATGGAAAAGTTAGCATCGTTATACCAGGCGCATCTCTCTGTATTACAGCAACGTACCCAGGCCGTTTTAGAACGGAATCAGCTCGACGCTTTGCTTATTCACTCTGGTGAATTGATTCGACTTTTTCTCGACGATCGAGATTACCCGTTTAAAGTTAACCCTCATTTCAAGGCTTGGGTGCCGGTCACCGAAGTGCAAAATTGCTGGATTTTGGTAGATGGTGTCAATAAGCCAAAACTTTGGTTCTACTCTCCGGTTGATTACTGGTACAGCGTTGAACCATTACCAAATAGTTTTTGGACTCCTTACATTGATATTCAACCGCTGAAAAAGGCTGATGACATTAATAGCTACCTGCCGACGCAACGAGACAAGGTGGGTTATATAGGACCAAATTCTTCCAGAGCCAAGTGGCTGGGTATCTCAGAAAAAAACATTAACCCTAAACCGGTCATCGACTATCTGCATTACTATCGTTCATACAAAACTGACTATGAGCTGTTTTGTATGCGTGAGGCACAGAAAGTCGCGATTAATGGTCATAAAGCCGCCCGGGATGCGTTTTATTCCGATATGAGTGAATTTGATATTAATCTGGCCTATTTGACGGCAACTGGTCATCGGGATACCAACGTTCCTTACGATAATATTATTGCGTTGAATGACCATGCGGCGGTGTTGCATTACACCAAGATGGAGCAATCTACTCCGGCGGAATCTTTCAGCTTTCTGATTGATGCCGGTGCTGAATATAACGGTTATGCCGCCGATCTGACCCGTACCTACGCCAGACATAAAGACAGCGATTTTGATTTGCTGATAAAAGATCTGAATGCTGAACAGCAGGCGCTGATCGCTACGTTAAAAGTCGGGGTTAACTTTGTGGATTATCATCTGCAAATGCATCAACGCATTGCCAGGCTGCTGAAAAAATACGATCTGATTGTGAATATGAGCGAAGAAGATATCGTTGAAACTGGAATCAGTTTCACTTTCTTCCCTCATGGTCTTGGCCATCCGTTGGGGCTACAGGTTCATGATGTTGCCGGATTTATGCAGGATGATACCGGTACCCATCGCCCGGCACCGGAAAGACATCCACCGCTGCGCTGCACGCGTGACCTCGAACCGGGTATGGTGATGACCATTGAGCCGGGCCTCTATTTTATTGATACCCTGCTGGCTCCATGGCGTGATAGTCAGTTCAACCCTAACTTTAACTGGTTGCGCATTGATAAATTCAGGCCGTACGGCGGTATCCGTATTGAGGATAACGTGGTGATTCGTAAAGATCGGGTGGAAAACATGACGCGGGATTTGAAACTGTCCTGA
- a CDS encoding IMPACT family protein: protein MESYLIPAEAVTFNEEIKKSRFITYLAPVNGADKAKLFIQQIRDEHPDARHHCWAFVAGAPNDSQQLGFSDDGEPSGTAGKPMLAQLMGSGVGEVVAVVVRYYGGILLGTGGLVKAYGNGVQQALKILPTQLRIPQSEFLLVCDYQQLTMVETLVQQSGGEIVRADYGADIRLILSLPTLHIEQIAGKLRDVSRGALLLSPVT, encoded by the coding sequence ATGGAATCCTATTTAATACCTGCTGAAGCGGTGACATTTAATGAAGAAATTAAAAAGAGCCGCTTTATTACTTATCTTGCACCGGTAAACGGTGCCGATAAGGCTAAACTGTTTATACAACAAATCAGGGATGAGCATCCGGATGCACGGCACCACTGTTGGGCATTTGTTGCCGGTGCACCAAATGATTCTCAGCAACTGGGTTTTTCTGATGACGGTGAACCCTCAGGAACCGCGGGTAAACCAATGCTGGCCCAGCTTATGGGAAGCGGAGTGGGCGAAGTGGTGGCAGTCGTGGTTCGCTATTATGGTGGTATTTTGTTGGGTACCGGCGGACTGGTTAAGGCGTATGGTAATGGTGTTCAACAGGCGCTGAAGATATTACCCACCCAGTTGCGCATACCTCAGTCAGAATTTTTGCTGGTGTGTGATTATCAGCAATTAACCATGGTAGAAACCTTAGTTCAGCAGTCTGGTGGCGAGATTGTGCGTGCCGACTATGGTGCAGATATTCGTTTAATATTGTCATTACCGACATTACATATTGAGCAAATTGCCGGTAAATTACGTGATGTCAGCCGTGGAGCATTGCTTTTGTCTCCGGTTACGTAA